One segment of Thermosynechococcus sp. HN-54 DNA contains the following:
- a CDS encoding argininosuccinate synthase, translating to MGRAEKVILAYSGGVDTSVCIPYLKHEWGVKEVITLAADLGQGDELEPIRQKALDAGASVSLVADAKAEFIRDYAFPAIQANALYENRYPLSTALARPLIAKLLVDAAAEYGADAVAHGCTGKGNDQVRFDVAIAALNPNLKVLAPAREWGMSREETIAYGERFGIPAPVKKSSPYSIDRNLLGRSIEAGPLEDPWIEPLEEVYLMTQAIENTPNSPEYVEIGFEAGIPVSLDGRALDPVTLVSELNERVGRHGFGRIDMIENRLVGIKSREIYEAPALLVLIDAHRDLESLTLTADVTQYKRGIEETYSRLVYNGLWYSPLKQALDAFIQQTQQRVTGTVRVKLFKGTARVVGRQSPYSLYTPDLATYGAEDQFDHKAAEGFIYVWGLPTRVWAEKLRQS from the coding sequence ATGGGGCGTGCAGAAAAAGTTATATTGGCCTATTCGGGCGGGGTGGATACCTCCGTGTGTATTCCCTACCTCAAACATGAGTGGGGGGTTAAGGAAGTTATTACCCTTGCGGCTGATTTGGGACAGGGGGATGAACTGGAACCCATTCGCCAAAAAGCCCTTGATGCTGGGGCTAGTGTGTCTTTGGTGGCCGATGCCAAAGCGGAATTTATTCGCGATTATGCCTTTCCGGCCATTCAAGCCAATGCCCTCTACGAGAATCGCTATCCCCTCTCGACGGCTCTTGCTCGCCCCTTGATTGCCAAGCTCTTGGTGGATGCAGCTGCCGAATACGGCGCCGATGCCGTTGCCCACGGCTGTACAGGGAAAGGGAATGATCAAGTCCGCTTTGATGTGGCGATCGCTGCTCTGAATCCCAACCTCAAGGTCTTGGCCCCTGCTCGCGAATGGGGGATGAGCCGTGAAGAAACGATTGCCTACGGCGAACGCTTTGGCATTCCTGCCCCTGTGAAAAAATCGTCCCCCTACAGTATTGACCGCAATCTTTTGGGACGCAGTATTGAAGCAGGCCCTCTTGAGGATCCGTGGATTGAACCTCTTGAGGAAGTCTATTTGATGACCCAAGCCATTGAAAACACCCCCAACTCACCGGAGTATGTGGAGATTGGCTTTGAGGCAGGGATTCCCGTTAGTTTGGATGGCCGCGCCCTCGATCCAGTGACGTTGGTGAGTGAACTCAATGAGCGAGTGGGTCGCCATGGGTTTGGTCGCATTGACATGATTGAAAATCGCCTCGTCGGCATTAAATCCCGCGAAATTTACGAAGCGCCGGCCCTGTTGGTATTGATTGATGCCCACCGTGACCTCGAAAGCTTGACCTTAACGGCCGATGTCACCCAGTACAAGCGGGGCATTGAGGAGACCTACAGCCGCTTGGTCTATAACGGCCTCTGGTACAGCCCCCTCAAACAAGCCCTTGATGCCTTTATCCAACAGACACAGCAGCGGGTCACGGGAACAGTGCGCGTCAAGCTCTTTAAGGGAACTGCGCGGGTGGTGGGGCGACAGTCTCCCTATTCCCTCTATACCCCAGACTTAGCCACCTATGGCGCTGAGGATCAATTTGATCACAAGGCCGCCGAGGGCTTTATCTACGTGTGGGGGCTACCCACCCGTGTCTGGGCGGAGAAACTGCGTCAGAGCTAA
- a CDS encoding YciI family protein, giving the protein MPWFVKIERGIVDKATFDQHVGAHRAYVRSLIAAGHQARTGYWAERGGGMLLFHADSRQAAEEIVARDPLVQHQCVHYELHEWCIVEAPD; this is encoded by the coding sequence TGTCAAAATTGAACGCGGCATTGTGGACAAGGCCACATTTGATCAACACGTTGGTGCCCATCGCGCCTATGTGCGCTCCCTTATTGCCGCAGGGCATCAAGCCCGCACGGGATACTGGGCTGAGCGAGGGGGTGGCATGTTGTTGTTTCACGCCGATTCTCGCCAAGCCGCTGAGGAAATTGTTGCCCGCGATCCCCTCGTCCAACACCAGTGTGTCCACTACGAACTCCATGAGTGGTGTATTGTCGAAGCCCCCGATTAG